AGTGATTGAAGCCGGTGCCGCCGATGCCGGCCAGATGGCCGCCGTAAACGCGCTGGCCGAGAGGATTCGCGGAATCGAAATACGAGATGATGCCGGGATTCCCCAAGTGGATGTCCATCCCGGATTTTACATGGATTTGTCCAAAGCGTCCATTCCCAGTACGTGCCAATTCCGGTTAAGTGGGTGATGCAATCGAGCCACCTCGCGGCTCGGTCCGCCCACCCTCCAAGACTTCAAAAAGAGCCCCATGAAATTGTCCATGAAATGCAAGGCACTCGCTGCATTCGCCAGCGCCTCCATCGCCCTCGCTGCCACGCAGGCGTCCGCCGCCACGGTGATCGAACTCAGCAACCCGGGATTCGAGACCGATGCCGTAGGCTCCGGCGCGGGAGGCTCCTTCGTGCCTGCGGGCTGGACGTCCTTCGCCAGTGGAGGCGGCAATCACTTCGTGGGAGACGGCGCATGGCTCGCGGGCGATGCGGTCCTGGGAGCTCACACGGGTGACCAGTATTACCTCGCGCACGTCTTGAACAATGGCCACCGCACGATCCATCAGGACACGAGCCTCGCCTGGTCCTCCCTCGTCGCCGGCGACGTGCTGACGATGTCCGTGTGGACGACCTATCGTAGCAATCTCGCTCCGGGCCTAGTTTACATGTGGCTGAATGACACGGACGCGCCGAGTGCGAGTCCGAATTCCGGCCCGATCGACATCGCCGCCGACGCGGCCCCGGGCGTGTGGACGCAGCGCGTGTGGAATTTCACCGTGACGCAGGGCATCCTGGACACCGCGAGCGCCAATAGCTGGGGCACCGTGAATCTCCAGCTCGGCATGATCGGCAGCACGGGCGACCGGCAGGCGATCTTTGACGACGTCTCGATGGTGCTTACCCCTGTCCCTGAGCCGTCTACTGCCCTGCTCGCCGGTCTCATGGGCGTGTCCTTCCTGATCCGCCGCCGCCGTTGATCGCGGGCTGACCTGCTTTTCCGGCCCACGCCCGCTCGCCGGTGCGTGGGCCGCATTGTTTGTAATGGGGGTGAAAATCCGCTGGCGAATCTCCCCGCTCCCATGACTTTGCTCATCATGGGAGATCCCGTAGAAAAGGTGCCGGAAGATGGCTGGGAGAAGACGTGGGCGGCACTGGAGGCCTTGCCCCCTGAGGAGCAAAATGCGCCGCAGACCATCCGGCTCCGTCTCTACTGCGCGATCGGCCTGGAGCGGTGGAATACGGTGCGGGAGCTGGCCGAGCATCTTGCCCAGGGGGATGACGAGGACCGCTGGGCCGCATCCGGCGGATTCCGCGTGCTGGCAGGCGTGGCCACCCGCGCGCGGGAAATCGAGGCGGCGAAGGTGCTCGTGCTCTCGGCGGTCGAGGCGTGGCCGGAAGTCCGCCAGGAAATCGCCGACGATCCGGAGTTGGTGCAGCATCTGCCCTAGAACATTCGCTTTCGACTGTAGCCGTTCAGGAGGCTTCGTCGGAAGAGATCGAACCGCGAAAAACGCGAAATCCCGCGAAATTCTTGGATCGGGATGTTCTTCCTGCCTTTCAGATTTCGCGCCTTTTCGCGTCCTCCCGCGCCAAGAATCGATCCGCGAATGGCCCGCGGTCTGTGGCTAGGCGTCACGCGCCGGATGGTGACGGAATGCTTTCATCTTGCGGTTGGACAC
The sequence above is drawn from the Luteolibacter flavescens genome and encodes:
- a CDS encoding PEP-CTERM sorting domain-containing protein (PEP-CTERM proteins occur, often in large numbers, in the proteomes of bacteria that also encode an exosortase, a predicted intramembrane cysteine proteinase. The presence of a PEP-CTERM domain at a protein's C-terminus predicts cleavage within the sorting domain, followed by covalent anchoring to some some component of the (usually Gram-negative) cell surface. Many PEP-CTERM proteins exhibit an unusual sequence composition that includes large numbers of potential glycosylation sites. Expression of one such protein has been shown restore the ability of a bacterium to form floc, a type of biofilm.) codes for the protein MKCKALAAFASASIALAATQASAATVIELSNPGFETDAVGSGAGGSFVPAGWTSFASGGGNHFVGDGAWLAGDAVLGAHTGDQYYLAHVLNNGHRTIHQDTSLAWSSLVAGDVLTMSVWTTYRSNLAPGLVYMWLNDTDAPSASPNSGPIDIAADAAPGVWTQRVWNFTVTQGILDTASANSWGTVNLQLGMIGSTGDRQAIFDDVSMVLTPVPEPSTALLAGLMGVSFLIRRRR